In Capsicum annuum cultivar UCD-10X-F1 chromosome 11, UCD10Xv1.1, whole genome shotgun sequence, one genomic interval encodes:
- the LOC107853976 gene encoding E3 ubiquitin-protein ligase PUB23-like: MGEIEIPSYFLCPISMEVMRDPVIISTGITYDRQNIEKWLFSCKHTTCPVTNQDLKFTDLTPNHNLRRLIQSWCMLNSSNGIQRMPTPKPQVQKAHVVRIMKEAQKYPDMQFNYLRRIKSMARASESNKKCLESAGVVDFLASIMIKEKEEEESKVSDEALNILLHLNPSDTELKKFINSRTDHRFLDSLLQFLNSGNVQSRTNAITLLRSTLNVADPAQLIGIQPVYIKGIIGILNDKIPQQATKEALKLLVELCPWGRNRIKACENGAVFSLIELLLDTNERRICELILTALDHLCTCAEGRAQLLNHGGGIAIVSKKILRVSHLASDRGVRILCSISKFSATCYNNILQEMLIVGVVSKLCLVLQVDVSPKTKEKTKEILRLHSRVWRDSSCIPPNLLSFYP, translated from the coding sequence ATGGGAGAAATTGAAATTCCTTCCTATTTTCTTTGTCCAATCTCAATGGAAGTCATGAGGGATCCAGTTATAATATCAACTGGAATAACCTATGATAGACAAAACATAGAAAAATGGTTATTTTCATGCAAACATACAACATGTCCTGTGACAAATCAAGACCTAAAATTCACAGATCTTACTCCAAATCACAATCTACGTCGTTTGATCCAATCATGGTGCATGTTAAATTCTTCGAATGGCATTCAACGTATGCCAACCCCGAAGCCTCAGGTTCAGAAAGCACACGTTGTTAGAATCATGAAAGAAGCACAGAAATATCCGGATATGCAGTTTAATTACCTCAGGAGGATCAAATCAATGGCACGCGCAAGCGAGAGTAATAAAAAGTGTTTGGAGTCTGCGGGGGTGGTTGATTTCTTGGCCTCGATTATGAtcaaggaaaaagaagaagaagaatcaaaGGTGAGCGATGAGGCTCTGAATATCCTTTTACATCTAAACCCTTCTGACACCGAGTTGAAAAAGTTCATCAACTCGCGAACTGATCATCGATTCTTGGATTCATTACTTCAATTCTTGAACAGTGGTAATGTCCAATCGCGAACCAACGCCATAACCCTATTGAGATCAACCCTAAATGTGGCTGATCCAGCACAATTAATTGGTATACAACCTGTGTATATCAAGGGTATCATTGGTATACTAAATGACAAAATCCCCCAACAAGCAACAAAAGAAGCACTTAAGCTCCTAGTTGAATTATGTCCATGGGGTAGAAATAGGATCAAAGCATGTGAGAATGGAGCTGTTTTTTCCCTAATTGAACTCCTTCTTGACACAAACGAAAGAAGGATCTGCGAACTGATACTAACGGCTCTGGATCATCTGTGTACCTGCGCTGAAGGGAGGGCGCAGTTGCTGAACCATGGCGGAGGAATTGCCATTGTCTCCAAGAAAATTCTTAGGGTTTCACATTTGGCAAGTGATAGGGGTGTGAGGATTCTTTGTTCAATTTCAAAATTCTCAGCAACTTGTTACAACAATATTCTTCAAGAGATGTTGATAGTTGGAGTTGTGTCAAAGTTGTGTTTGGTTCTTCAAGTGGATGTTAGTCCAAAGACTAAAGAGAAAACTAAAGAAATTCTAAGGTTACATTCTAGGGTTTGGAGGGATTCTTCTTGTATTCCTCCTAATTTGCTCTCTTTTTATCCTTGA